The genomic interval GATTCTTATCAGATCtgttttccgaaccagtggttaATTATCAACGACCAATATTTGATGACAATTAAGATTTCGACTTACACCATTAATTTTAGTTTCAGGTGCAAGCCGATGTTCAAAAGTCGAGACGAGATTTGTCCAGTCTGATAAATCTGCTAAGTCAAAAACAATCCGGCAACAGACAGCCGATTCTCCTCATAGTCGACTCTGGTTCCAAAATGGATAATAAACAAGATCAGAAATATCGTGCTGGTTCTCCAGAAACCAGTGACGAAAATGGAATCGGACATATACCGCACTTATTGCTACAACATaaggtttaatatttatgatattatcgtattatatttatattctttcaaACATAAGTATAGTTAGACCtgttgtgtttataatgcatgtgtaattaatgttttcgtgcttggcggtgaaggaaaacatcgtaaggaaacttgcatgtatctaatttcaacgaaattctgacacatgtgtgtCCTAATCAATTTGCATTGGAaaagcgtggtgaaatatgctccaaaccttctcctcaaagggagaggaggcattatCCCAGCAGCGGAaagtttacaggctgataatgctATGATGTAAAAGTCTCAGATTATTTAATAAGGTAAATGGGGATATTCGTACATATCCAAAATTAAACCGACATGCAGCTTAAAATTAGAagctcttattttttttaaatcggttaattgaataatatccTTTATAATGGATCAAtttctacaaatattattataaaataaaatatacagtttatACAATTATCTCGAAACTATAGAGAGACTATAAATTCACTAAACTTCATCCATACCAGTTCGTTAAACCAATTACTTTAACTAGCAAATATCCAAACATTCGATATTGAAATTTCAACTGGATTTATTTGAGTCCTTCTAATCGAATTTCGGCCACGGCTAATCTCGAACTATTTGCATACATCCCTCACTCGCGCAATCTGATGGGATGATAATCCGACACGTCCTGAGAAAAATCAGGGACAGACTACGATTTTACATACTTCCCGAAGCTGGGAAGCGTAACACTGGCGACTTCTAGGTCAGTTGCAATCAATTTAACGATGTTAAAATTAGCTAATATACCCAGGACTCAATCCTGGGTGTTGTAGGGGTACTGGTACGTACGTAGCTTTcttggtaataaaataacacttgcCTGCTTGTAGGATgagaatgaatttatttaaaactatatcagtgttttgaaaaaaaacgtcaattaaaattaacctataaaatacttacactacatatttacaatttgtcCGTCCAAATATAATTACTCTTACATTTCTACcaataaaaactaattcaaaatgaatatgataaaaaataaaatttagacaaTAATTAAAAGTCGATAATATTATCGACACACATATACactatatacacatatacacacatatacactTAGTATTATCGTTGCCCGTTctcacattatatttatatacgaaacGCAGTATTTTGTTTGACTTACTCGGAACGCGTCTTTGGACATCGACGGTCATTCGTAATTATTATGAGAATACTGCAGTATTTTACTTCGGGCCCATGAGCAGCAAAATTGTAGACTATCGACCCAAATTTCACAACtagttaaataactttaaaaaaccaCATATTTTAAATCCAAAGGTAAAGAACTTGATAAAGAAAAGTACAACAAAATCATATGTCCAACTGAAAAATGAGGCGAAGCAGTTACACCGACTTCAAAGACTTAGAGACAATCAAGGTCGACAATTGAACGACAAAAACGTACTAAGATCGCCGATCGTGAAGCAACTACTTAGAATCTCAAATAGAATCCAATGCGAAGCAAGAGACGAATGTCAAGACAGATGTGGCAATAGatataaaggtaaaaaaattgtaacctgTAACGTACAATGTGAAGTTAAGTATGAGTGTGAGGAAGAAGAAAAGGATCCGTGTGATGACGGAGACTGTGACTCTTGTGGTAATTCGCTCGAATGTCTCATGAGTACGAGAGGAGAACGACTCGTCACCAAAGAAACTAAATGCAAACGTTGTTGAAAATAAACTCTGGGCtcatttatcgttatttttattgcaaacaaatctccttagaattaaaattgtaaaaggtCACAAGTCTTAccttatttaatacatacctacattctattaaaatatacgaatatcgaatactttttaatatttctatgtagATTTGTAAACATTTCGAAATTCTGGCTGGATGATTTCATAATTCGTATTATCGCCAATTCTAATAATAACTGACGTACGCCGATCATAATGACTATGTCAAATgagaatatattaatgaaatttcaaaatagtcgataatgttatgttattatttatattatataaaacgattaagtttaatttataaacaatatttgtacgTTCTTAACTTTAAGTGAATTTTATTATGGGAAAATATATCAGCAAGCTTAGCCGActggatttatttttacaaagaaaTTGAATTATGTCAGCCGGTCGGGAGGTAAggaaacatttcaaataaatatttgcaataatgCTATCTATACTTTGATATTCTAAATGaacgttaattaatataatagaaaattaaaccAAAAGCTCAAATAATACGTCCGTGGAAAAATGAGAAAAGAAAGTAGTGAGAAGTGACTTTAACtccaattaaatatgaaaactcACGTCAAATgtcactaatatatatttacttgtgtTTTATTTGCCTACAAAAGTGCTCTTTATATACCTTCCCTTACATAGTCTAATGTCATGGCAACGGCTTTACACCAATGGCTTTATCAGCTTCCCGAGGCAGGGGAGTTTAACACTTCCAATTTTCTAACTTACCATTGCTGTTGAGAACTTATTGACAAAAAATGTAACCTTCTCCATGTGAATCTACGCGCCTTTTAAATAAGACACCAATGtgactgtaaaaaaaaattcaatttaatctttcatgattataaaacaaaaaatttaaagcccGACACAACCATAAATGGACAGGCCGCTTAACTGACGTGTAAGCGGTTTGGATCCTGAGCCCTTAGGATATTGTAGTACCAACTCCCGACAAATGTTTCACGTGTAAATATATGGTAAAATAAGAATTGTTCTCCTACCGTCTAGTACGGAGGGTAATGTACGTGAAAattgtacctatatattatttttgagaacTGAAAATTACGTTTTTCTTATACTTTATATGTACTAATAATTCTTATCTATACTAGAAATAAACCAATTAACAGCTTAGTTAATTGgtttaacataaatacaataataaattaataacttaaaaaactaaaaaacacgctTTTAGCACGCACTTAATATTACGAAAGCAAACCTTTTCATTTAAtacccatatcatgggggtgCATTTCAAATAGCCTATCCACCAACGtggacgtccgccatattggatttaagtcacgtgactatttttttcgtattcctgacagcaaaccctttcatttgatatccatatcataGGGATGGATTTCAAAtagccagtccgccatcttaaggaggccgccatattggagttgtaatgacgtttcttagctagtcatatattgtcatcagaactcagagcgtgtgaaaaatttcatcctaatcgaagaccgggaagtgagtcaaattaagattccaagattttcttacatacatagttacaagtgaagctaatataagcgtgttaaaaaaagaaaaaatatatacgaataatcTGTACATTTTTCGTGACGAATATTATCGTTAATTAAAGTTTTCATTTACAGGctattgaaaacaaaacaacgCAAAATGAAGCTGTGAGTATTTTGGAATTAATTCACAAACACATCAATAGTATTTAGCTGCTGTTGGTTGActtccacaaagccctatcactaaATGTcgaattatatctattaaaattaattttatcgattatggattcgcgaaaatcaaaattactctagttactttattcaagtaaccttttacaagcacttttgaatcgtcatttaacaaactatattaagtgaaggtACCATTAGTATGAAATTCAGTTTAGACTTAGTTGTGATCGAAacatggaagtaaaattaaagttataataaattaaaatcatgtcgttttataaataaatgtatgttaatcAAGAATTGATTGTagtatagcagagctattagaatcgtatggaatatgtaaacctaagttttatttatatctccttcgattggaataggctttatGTCAATTACCTACAGATTGACATTACTTGACTGttttgtctatactaatattataaaaaggtaatttttattttgtttgtatgtaagggTAATCTCTGAAACAATTGATCTAACTATCGAAATTATTTCACTAGTAGAAAGCTATATTACTACTGGGTGCTAGAGGATATAAACTATATCAATATCATAACATTTACTATGTTAAAAATTTGCTTCTACTAACTAGACTAAGCACTCTGTgacatttttgaataatatacaaaatgaaaatatgatttaaatttggaatgtaaccaaatagtataattgttttattctatttgCAAAGCTGAATACGAACGAATTTAAATTCTGATCCATGCATTGTCCGCCTCGAAATATATACTCATTAAAATGACCatagaatttcaaatttagCCGAAACGCTGATTTACAAAGGCGTCAACTGTGTGACGGTCAAAGTGATTTATCTAGAAATTTCGAAACAATGAACTTAAATAGAAACAATGAACCGCTATTGCATATTCGCCGTGATCAAAGGAAAATCGAAACTTTGACAAAATATGCATTAAACGAAATGCTGAATTGTTCCTATCAGCTTGCAGTGTTTAATGATAAGGAAGGCAAAAGCCCTTTAAGCGATTTCacggttagaacacgtgaaactaagccgatgattgtgggttcaaacccggataagcacaactgaattttcatgtgcttaattcatctcgtgcttggtggtTAAAACTGCAGTAAGTAATGCATATGTCCGACGATATACTCGTACTACATGTCTGTCCAACACACTGAAGTAATCCAGTGGAATGAACTTCAAAACCTCTATTATTAAGAGGAACgcaagccttagcccagcagtgcaaCATATTTTCGCTCTAAGTATATATCTCGTTAAATTTCAGGATGATGATATTACTTCCTTACGTAATTTGGAATTTGAGGTATCGGAATATTTGATTAGAAGTGACAGCACCGCTTACCATGAACTCTATCCCGGTGTTGAGATGCTAGACTATGATTTTGTCGCAGAGAGGCAAAATCTTTATGCCACAAAGTAAATCAACATATTTCCATTATAAATCTAGTTTATTTGTCTATCTCTTATTCAGTAaacaatttaatcattttagCCAATCAGAgactagaataaaaaatattattcaatgacAATTTCGTTATCGAGTAAGTTAACTTTTTAGCCATTATTGTTCTTTTAAAAGCAATGCAAGCAACTAAGTACTTAATTACACGTGACTCGAAATTGCTGAAAATATACTAAACGTggtcttaaaaattatatcaacatCTTTGAGCATGTCAATGTCGTGATGAGAGAAACACATCTATCTCCCTgatactatactaatataataaatttagtcaaACCATTAATTGAGAACGgtagaataaattatagtataccGTCAGATTTAGATGTACAGGTTCGAACAAAAATTTTTGGCAAGCGTGAATCCGCAGCAGACCTATGAACCGGAGcagcaaaataaaaagtaaaatataaaagatttcccttataaatatatgtgatcATTTTCAGTAATTCTTAGAAAAATGGCAATACCTGcccataatttgttaaaattacatataacttGCTTTTAGCCTCGTCGAATCAACCGCCCATTTAGTAAAAGGCTGTATCGGTGCTGGCATATTAGGGATACATGAGGCTTATATGTACGGTGGGATTTGGACATCACTGGCAGTCACCGCCATCTTTGGATTTCTTATTTCATATTGTATGTTAGTAAGTAAATTCAGAATTTTGAGACAAAGTTTCATGATAAAATCGTTTCATGGCGAAAGACTTTCCCAGTATGCAGTTGTTATGGATCAAAATTGTCTTAATATTTTCAGATGTTGGTGAAATCAGCCCAAAAAATGTACCTGAGATTACGTGTACCAAGACTCTCCTATCCTGACTTAGCAGAAGTGGCTCTTGCCACGGGTCCTTTAAAGTTGCGACGATTCAGCAAAGCATTCAGGTGACAAATTTTCAAGAAACCTGTTCTTCTTTTATATTAAGTGATCAAGGTCTTCAAATTTAATAGGCGCATGAACTAGCATCACATAGCTAGGTTCATTAAcgaattcttttaaaaattagtaCAATGATAGATATGACAGTTCAGGTACTGTGATTGGCAGCGCTATTGATAGTAGTATAAGGATTGGCTATTAGTCCAGGATCCATGGTCCATTTTTGCACTTGATTACTATCAAACTAATGTTTCGTGAGTAGCTTCATTATGATAAGACGCCTAACAATTTCCTATACAAAAACTCTCGATCGTTGGAGCTAACAGAGGAAGCAGAGATAAAATATGTCGTTTTGATGATTCtcaaaaatttattactaactgggttttttttgttaaatctcaaaataattatctaaattatttaagtcattaaaaatgattactatCCAggagttttttttagttaatatttatataatttaatagtcacAATGTCGTAATTACGTGGCACGTTATCGAAGTGCTCcaattgaatacatatttaaattcacgtaattaaaaatctatttattttctgtatattGCTAGTACAGCTAAATCACTATGTGTGCGTATGCGTGCGCAGAGCATTGCTTACTGCGTATTAGGTATCCCGCGTTAGTGTGAACTATAAACGTGCAAACATTTTTTCAGCtgattacgtattttattttactaacaccaaaatattaaaagctCCAGAAATGTTTACAAGTTAGCTTCGATTTTTGCTGAAATTTTGAGTTGTAGACATTTCTATACATGATGTTTCCGTGACTTCTTCTCAAGGCCGAGCTGATTCTTtaagtacaaataatatatttattcacagAGTTAAGATAGGCAGGATAACATAATATACGATGTGATCTCGAACgccaataatttttatttttttattttatagtactgGTAAGGTGATCACCACCACCCAAAGACGTTGGtgcagtaataaatattaaccattacttacacaCGCCAATACGCTACCAGACTTAAAAACTATAATGTTACGTCCTTGGaacctttagttacactggctcacttgaccttcaaatcggaatacaacaatactaagtattgttgcttggctgTAGACTATATGATGAATGGGTCGTACCAATCCACACTGGCTTTTGGTTTTGGGTCACAATTTttggttataattattattgctataCCAATATTGTCTTGTTTAAAAGTGTAGATAAATGCTAAATGCTATATTCCGCCTGCAGATGCCTCATCTAGTCAATAGCCCAAATAACTATCTGTATAATCTATTTTTGTAGACTCAGAAGCTATATgactattaatattcataatattatcgggtataattattaaatgtcagCGCCGAGTGGTTttcaattaagtaaaatatttatcagttgGCGCCGAAAACGGTAGGCTCTCCGTAAACACGTCGAGTGTTCCtcggtaaataatataatataaaagtgattaatttata from Vanessa atalanta chromosome 26, ilVanAtal1.2, whole genome shotgun sequence carries:
- the LOC125073876 gene encoding uncharacterized protein LOC125073876; this encodes MPSEDKVHLYDNVQGGVQADVQKSRRDLSSLINLLSQKQSGNRQPILLIVDSGSKMDNKQDQKYRAGSPETSDENGIGHIPHLLLQHKVKNLIKKSTTKSYVQLKNEAKQLHRLQRLRDNQGRQLNDKNVLRSPIVKQLLRISNRIQCEARDECQDRCGNRYKGKKIVTCNVQCEVKYECEEEEKDPCDDGDCDSCGNSLECLMSTRGERLVTKETKCKRC